The following are from one region of the Stanieria cyanosphaera PCC 7437 genome:
- the pruA gene encoding L-glutamate gamma-semialdehyde dehydrogenase — protein sequence MVVQTNTDQRYEAKTQEIARELIKVTREKGNIFAQMREGMRWDDKLLDWAMSNPGLRVQLFRFIDTIPALQSKAEVARHLQQYLGDESVELPSALKGILNFSDPNSFPAQTAAATITKAVETLAYKYIAGENIAEVIKTIERLRKEGMAFTIDLLGEAVITEAEAQSYLDRYIELIQQLSQKAQTWTRQAGIDLAEGKEISSVQVSVKLTAFYSQFDPLDPEGSKAKVCDRIRILLRKAQELGAAIHFDMEQYVYKDLTLAILKELLLEEEFRNRTDLGVTLQAYLRDSYQDLQDLIVWAKQRGNPVTVRLVKGAYWDQETIKSLQHHWQQPVYNDKAETDANFERMTCLLLENHEYLSAAIGSHNVRSQALACAIAETLQIPARRFEMQVLYGMGDKLAKALVKRGHRVRVYCPYGNLLPGMAYLIRRLLENTANSSFLRQNLEEKPIESLIAPPTVEANGIRPQSSSNNQFANAPDTDYAQAELRQKGQQALEQVRNSLGKTYLPLIDGEYVETAEYINSVNPSRSSEIVGKIGLISVEQAEQAMQAAKTAFPTWQKTPATERAAILRKAAQIMEEKRHELNAWICLEVGKILPQADAEVSEAIDFCRYYADEMERLDSGYNYDIAGETNRYFYQPRGIAVVISPWNFPFAIATGMTVAALVTGNCTLLKPAETSSVIAAKIIEILVQAGIPKGVIQFVPGKGSQVGAYMVEHPDTHVIAFTGSREVGCRIYAEAAKLKPEQKHLKRVIAEMGGKNAIIVDESADLDQAVAGVVSSAFGYTGQKCSACSRVIVLEPIYNTFIERLVEATKSLNVGVADAPSTQVGPVIDANARDRILEYIAKGKEECQLALSMSAPDGGYFIPPTIFSDVSPDATIAQEEIFGPVLAVIKASNFDEALTIANSTDYALTGGLYSRTPDHIDRAYQEFEVGNLYINRTITGAIVARQPFGGFKLSGVGSKAGGPDYLLQFLEPRVVTENIQRQGFAPIEGVD from the coding sequence GTGGTTGTTCAAACTAATACCGACCAACGTTACGAAGCGAAAACCCAGGAAATTGCTAGGGAATTAATCAAAGTTACTAGAGAAAAGGGTAACATTTTTGCCCAAATGCGGGAAGGAATGCGTTGGGATGATAAACTCCTTGATTGGGCAATGAGTAATCCTGGTTTGCGAGTGCAATTGTTCCGCTTTATCGATACAATTCCTGCTCTACAAAGTAAAGCAGAAGTAGCTCGTCATTTGCAACAGTATTTAGGGGATGAGTCAGTTGAGTTACCCTCGGCATTAAAAGGTATTCTCAATTTTAGCGATCCTAATTCTTTTCCCGCCCAAACTGCTGCTGCTACGATTACTAAAGCCGTAGAAACGCTAGCTTATAAATATATTGCGGGGGAAAATATTGCTGAGGTAATTAAAACTATCGAACGTCTGCGAAAAGAAGGCATGGCGTTTACGATTGATTTGTTAGGGGAAGCAGTTATTACTGAGGCTGAGGCACAGTCTTATTTAGATAGATATATTGAATTAATTCAACAGTTATCTCAAAAAGCTCAAACTTGGACACGACAAGCAGGAATTGATTTAGCTGAGGGAAAAGAGATTTCTTCTGTACAGGTATCGGTTAAGTTGACTGCTTTTTATTCTCAATTCGATCCTCTCGATCCTGAAGGTAGTAAAGCGAAGGTATGCGATCGCATTAGAATTTTATTACGAAAAGCGCAAGAGTTGGGTGCTGCGATCCATTTTGATATGGAACAGTATGTTTATAAGGATTTAACTTTAGCAATTTTAAAAGAATTATTATTAGAAGAAGAATTTCGGAATCGTACCGATTTAGGTGTTACTTTACAGGCTTATTTACGAGATTCTTACCAAGATTTACAAGATTTAATTGTCTGGGCAAAACAACGAGGTAATCCCGTAACGGTGAGATTAGTAAAAGGGGCTTATTGGGATCAAGAAACCATCAAATCTTTACAACATCATTGGCAACAACCAGTTTATAACGATAAAGCCGAAACCGATGCTAATTTTGAACGGATGACCTGTTTATTACTAGAAAATCACGAATATTTATCCGCAGCCATTGGTAGCCATAACGTCCGTTCCCAAGCCTTAGCTTGTGCGATCGCAGAAACTCTGCAAATTCCTGCCCGTCGGTTTGAAATGCAGGTTTTATACGGCATGGGAGATAAATTAGCTAAAGCTTTGGTTAAAAGAGGGCATCGAGTGAGAGTTTATTGTCCCTACGGTAATCTTTTACCAGGGATGGCTTATCTGATTCGGAGATTATTGGAAAATACGGCAAATAGTTCTTTTTTAAGGCAAAATTTAGAAGAAAAACCGATTGAATCTTTAATTGCACCACCAACAGTAGAAGCGAATGGTATTCGCCCACAATCTTCATCAAATAATCAATTTGCTAATGCACCAGATACAGATTATGCCCAGGCAGAATTAAGGCAAAAAGGACAACAAGCTTTAGAACAAGTGCGTAATTCCCTTGGTAAAACCTATCTACCTTTGATTGATGGAGAATACGTTGAAACAGCCGAATATATCAATTCAGTTAATCCTTCGAGATCAAGCGAGATAGTAGGCAAAATTGGCTTAATTTCCGTCGAACAAGCCGAACAAGCCATGCAAGCAGCTAAAACAGCCTTTCCCACTTGGCAAAAAACTCCCGCTACAGAAAGGGCAGCAATTCTAAGAAAAGCAGCCCAAATCATGGAGGAAAAAAGACACGAACTTAACGCCTGGATCTGCTTAGAAGTAGGGAAAATCTTACCTCAAGCTGATGCCGAAGTATCCGAAGCGATTGACTTTTGTAGATACTACGCCGACGAAATGGAAAGATTAGATAGCGGTTACAACTACGACATTGCAGGAGAAACCAACCGCTACTTCTATCAACCAAGAGGAATTGCTGTAGTTATTTCCCCGTGGAACTTTCCGTTTGCGATCGCAACTGGAATGACAGTAGCAGCTTTAGTTACAGGCAACTGTACCCTCCTTAAACCTGCGGAAACTTCTTCCGTAATTGCAGCCAAAATTATCGAAATTCTAGTTCAAGCTGGTATTCCTAAAGGGGTGATTCAATTTGTGCCTGGAAAAGGTTCTCAAGTAGGCGCATACATGGTTGAACACCCAGATACCCATGTAATCGCTTTTACGGGTTCGCGAGAAGTCGGTTGTCGCATCTATGCCGAGGCAGCTAAATTAAAACCAGAACAAAAACACCTCAAACGAGTCATTGCGGAAATGGGTGGAAAAAATGCCATTATCGTTGATGAAAGTGCCGATTTAGACCAAGCTGTGGCAGGAGTAGTTTCATCCGCTTTTGGATATACTGGTCAAAAATGTTCTGCTTGTTCCAGGGTAATCGTCCTCGAACCTATTTACAACACTTTCATTGAAAGATTAGTAGAAGCAACCAAATCCCTCAATGTCGGCGTGGCAGATGCACCCAGTACCCAAGTAGGCCCCGTCATTGATGCTAATGCACGCGATCGCATTTTAGAATATATTGCCAAGGGTAAGGAAGAATGTCAACTTGCTTTATCAATGTCTGCCCCCGATGGTGGTTATTTCATTCCCCCAACTATTTTTAGTGATGTTTCTCCTGATGCAACTATTGCCCAAGAAGAAATATTTGGTCCCGTCTTAGCCGTAATAAAAGCTAGTAACTTTGACGAAGCCTTAACCATTGCCAACAGCACCGATTATGCCCTTACTGGAGGCTTATATTCCCGTACTCCCGATCATATCGACCGCGCTTACCAAGAATTTGAAGTCGGTAACTTATATATCAACCGTACCATTACAGGCGCGATCGTAGCTCGACAACCTTTTGGTGGGTTTAAACTTTCTGGAGTTGGTTCTAAAGCAGGAGGTCCCGATTATTTACTACAATTTTTAGAACCTCGTGTAGTGACAGAAAATATTCAACGTCAAGGTTTTGCACCGATTGAAGGAGTAGATTAG
- a CDS encoding serine/threonine protein kinase: MKEEILCNRYLIQKQLGKRGGRETLLAKDIQTEELVVVKLLQFGLDFQWEQLKLFEREAQTLQNINHPAIPKYLDYFEINSPEYQGFALVQTYIQAQSLAEQLDKGRTFTEAEIKQLAEQILKILIYLHSQNPPIIHRDLKPSNILLTNRSGNHIGDVYLIDFGSVQNVAAKQEGTITIVGTYGYMPPEQFGDRCILASDLYSLGATLINLVTRIEPADLPQQEGRIQFERVVNLSIQLKDWLKRMIEPSLDKRFSSAQVALDNLINLSQSESNDLNVVELSDRQKFYLQKSVNRLEIIIEPKTTKLSLLDFIIIVIGFLVFVVLEPGALAVLIIFVGIICISSVYYIQDNILPLFVKKKLIIEKQKIALTYQVFKFKYDIIPPTSNSFIYKLDKLETDRFENIVLNKIIIWAGRNKNELKKYEIKGLNEAELNWLSRELSDWLQLPIHHNDE; the protein is encoded by the coding sequence ATGAAAGAGGAAATTTTATGCAATCGCTATCTAATTCAAAAGCAATTAGGCAAGCGAGGTGGACGAGAAACTCTTTTAGCTAAAGACATACAAACCGAAGAATTAGTTGTAGTTAAACTTCTTCAATTCGGTTTAGACTTTCAATGGGAACAACTTAAACTCTTTGAAAGAGAAGCTCAAACTCTCCAAAATATTAATCATCCTGCCATACCTAAATATCTAGATTACTTTGAAATAAATTCACCAGAATATCAAGGATTTGCTTTAGTTCAAACTTATATTCAAGCTCAATCTCTAGCCGAACAACTTGATAAAGGTAGAACTTTTACTGAAGCAGAAATTAAACAATTAGCCGAACAAATTCTCAAAATTCTCATTTACTTACACTCACAAAATCCTCCTATAATTCATCGAGATCTGAAACCCAGTAATATCTTATTAACAAATCGCTCTGGTAATCATATTGGAGATGTTTATTTAATTGATTTTGGTTCGGTACAAAATGTAGCAGCCAAACAAGAAGGAACAATTACTATTGTGGGAACTTATGGTTATATGCCTCCCGAACAATTTGGCGATCGCTGTATACTTGCTTCAGATCTTTATAGTTTAGGAGCAACTTTAATTAATTTAGTTACCAGAATTGAACCTGCTGATTTACCTCAACAAGAGGGAAGAATTCAATTTGAAAGGGTTGTTAATCTCAGTATTCAATTAAAAGATTGGTTAAAAAGAATGATTGAACCAAGTTTAGATAAACGTTTTAGTTCTGCTCAAGTTGCTTTAGATAATTTAATTAATTTATCTCAATCCGAATCAAACGATTTAAATGTTGTTGAATTAAGTGATAGACAAAAATTTTATTTGCAGAAAAGTGTAAATAGATTAGAAATAATTATTGAGCCAAAAACAACAAAGTTATCATTACTAGATTTTATAATTATAGTTATAGGATTTTTGGTTTTCGTTGTATTAGAGCCAGGTGCATTAGCCGTTTTAATAATATTTGTGGGAATTATATGTATTTCATCTGTATATTACATACAAGACAATATCTTACCTTTATTTGTAAAAAAAAAGTTAATTATTGAAAAACAAAAAATTGCTTTAACTTATCAAGTATTTAAATTTAAATACGATATTATTCCACCTACATCTAATTCATTTATATATAAACTAGATAAACTAGAAACAGATAGATTTGAAAATATTGTCTTGAATAAGATTATTATTTGGGCTGGCAGAAATAAAAATGAACTAAAAAAATATGAAATTAAAGGCTTAAATGAAGCTGAATTAAATTGGTTGTCTAGAGAATTAAGTGATTGGTTACAACTACCAATTCATCATAATGATGAATAA
- a CDS encoding tetratricopeptide repeat protein yields the protein MSVYPSNILEINPNYAEIWFERGIVLSNLGRKKEAFASFRKCNSINPDMVTNRVIKPKWQKLTQAVQNVFSFLK from the coding sequence ATAAGTGTTTATCCATCAAATATATTAGAAATCAATCCCAATTACGCTGAAATTTGGTTTGAACGAGGCATTGTCCTATCTAATTTAGGTCGTAAAAAAGAAGCATTCGCTAGTTTCAGGAAATGCAATTCAATTAATCCCGACATGGTGACAAATCGAGTGATAAAACCCAAGTGGCAGAAATTAACTCAGGCTGTGCAGAATGTATTCAGCTTTTTGAAGTAA
- a CDS encoding YcxB family protein produces the protein MSEQIEIHFNGILSEEHFYKFNQYCRPPWARFIGKWFPWFYLGLMIVEAIGIPEYIASPRFSFDISILLLLLLLPQLTKRQIKKVWQSNKSIQEGFSGVATEENFVCNSSYGESKFPWNVMLKYKEVENIILLYIAINQAFILPSSFFNSEEDWQQFRQLVAERVPKKQ, from the coding sequence ATGTCCGAACAAATAGAAATTCATTTTAACGGTATTTTATCAGAAGAACATTTTTATAAATTTAATCAATATTGCCGACCGCCTTGGGCAAGATTTATTGGCAAATGGTTTCCTTGGTTTTATTTGGGCTTGATGATTGTTGAAGCGATAGGTATTCCAGAATATATAGCAAGTCCACGCTTCTCTTTTGATATATCTATACTACTATTGTTGTTACTTCTTCCTCAACTTACAAAGCGACAGATCAAAAAAGTTTGGCAATCTAATAAGTCAATACAAGAAGGGTTTTCTGGAGTAGCCACAGAAGAAAATTTTGTCTGTAACTCTTCTTACGGAGAATCAAAATTTCCCTGGAACGTAATGCTGAAATATAAAGAAGTAGAAAATATCATTCTACTTTACATAGCGATTAATCAAGCATTTATTCTACCTAGTAGCTTTTTTAATTCTGAAGAAGATTGGCAGCAATTTCGTCAGTTAGTTGCCGAGCGAGTTCCTAAAAAACAATAA
- a CDS encoding tetratricopeptide repeat protein — MLVTTMVMSAMLNLHSIAEIQSQEKIVAEFPAAIVQNHSNDPKVFVDRGKEYIDQQEYEKAIANFNRAIELAPKFAKAYFNRGAAYGLLGQSEKEIADYSRAIELNPQSAETYVARGKAYARLLEYAEAIADFDRAIELDPQSANAYYNRGLAYQTLRQDEKANADFNRAIELNMNNEVIRKGIKIH; from the coding sequence ATGCTAGTTACAACTATGGTAATGTCGGCTATGTTAAATCTTCACAGCATTGCCGAAATTCAAAGTCAAGAAAAAATTGTTGCTGAATTCCCCGCAGCAATAGTGCAAAACCACTCAAATGATCCTAAAGTATTTGTCGATCGCGGTAAAGAATATATCGATCAACAAGAATATGAAAAAGCGATCGCCAATTTTAATCGTGCCATCGAACTCGCTCCTAAATTCGCAAAGGCTTACTTTAATCGTGGCGCAGCTTACGGACTATTAGGACAATCTGAAAAAGAGATCGCTGATTATAGTCGCGCTATCGAACTCAATCCTCAGTCTGCCGAAACCTACGTTGCTCGTGGCAAAGCTTACGCAAGATTACTAGAATATGCAGAAGCGATCGCAGATTTTGATCGCGCCATCGAACTCGATCCTCAGTCTGCCAACGCATACTATAATCGCGGTTTAGCCTACCAAACATTACGACAAGATGAAAAAGCGAATGCCGATTTTAATCGTGCTATCGAACTGAATATGAACAACGAGGTAATACGGAAGGGTATCAAAATACATTAA
- a CDS encoding tetratricopeptide repeat protein: MSENINSDAESFVQQGLESNQAKNYEEALASYDRAIELKPDDANAWYNRAITLSNLGRLNEAVANYDRAIELQPDDATAWYNRGNALDDLGRLEEALASYNHAIELNSDLAFAWHNRGIALRNLGRLEEALASCERATKLAPEFDFIWHNHGYTLHLLGRLQEAIASYNRVIELKPDDATVWLNHSNVLTNLGRLEEAVVSYNRALELKPDDANAWYNRGNVLNDLGRLNEAVANYDRALELKPDDATAWFKRGNVLNDLGRLEEAVVSYNRALELKPNDANIWFNHGIGLKNLGRLEEAVASYERAIKLKPNDASAWFNRGNALLKLKCDEEAIASYDRSIELKPDDATVWHNRGIALKNLGRLKEAVASYDRSIELKSDDASAWHNRGIALNDLKRHEEALASCDRALEINPNYVEAWFERGKTLDNLNRLEEAVTSYERVIKLQPDHALALLYQGALLCDYLQRYEEALTNFNQALKFAPENPNVWVNRGVALINLNRLEEAVASYKRALELQPKNPHAWLSQGALLCDYLQRYEEALTNFNQALKFAPENPNVWVNRGVALINLNRLEEAVASYKRALELQPKNPHAWLSQGALLCDYLQRYEEALTSFERVIELQPNNVNAWVNRGVALINLDRLEAALASYDRALELQPNNVNAWLNKGALLCDRLQRYEEALTNFERAIELQPNNALVWYNRAIVLDNLGREEEAAASYDRYLKLS; encoded by the coding sequence ATGAGTGAAAATATAAATTCAGATGCAGAGTCTTTTGTTCAACAAGGATTAGAATCTAATCAAGCTAAAAATTATGAAGAAGCTTTAGCTAGTTACGATCGCGCTATTGAATTAAAACCAGATGATGCTAACGCTTGGTATAACCGCGCCATTACTTTGAGCAATTTAGGGAGATTAAATGAAGCAGTTGCCAATTATGATCGCGCTATCGAATTACAACCAGATGATGCTACTGCTTGGTATAATCGTGGCAATGCTTTGGATGATCTAGGGAGATTAGAAGAAGCTTTAGCTAGTTACAATCACGCTATCGAATTAAATTCCGATCTTGCTTTTGCTTGGCATAATCGTGGCATTGCCTTGAGAAATTTAGGCAGATTAGAAGAAGCTTTAGCTAGTTGTGAGCGTGCTACTAAATTAGCTCCCGAGTTTGATTTTATTTGGCATAATCATGGTTATACGTTGCATTTATTAGGCAGATTACAAGAAGCAATTGCTAGTTACAATCGCGTTATCGAATTAAAACCAGATGATGCTACTGTTTGGCTTAATCATAGCAATGTTTTGACGAATTTAGGGAGATTAGAGGAAGCGGTTGTCAGTTACAATCGCGCTCTTGAATTAAAACCAGATGATGCTAACGCTTGGTATAACCGTGGCAATGTTTTGAATGATTTAGGGAGATTAAATGAAGCAGTTGCCAATTATGATCGCGCTCTTGAATTAAAACCAGATGATGCTACTGCTTGGTTTAAGCGTGGCAATGTTTTGAATGATTTAGGGAGATTAGAGGAAGCGGTTGTCAGTTACAATCGCGCTCTTGAATTAAAACCAAATGATGCTAATATTTGGTTTAACCATGGCATTGGCTTAAAAAATTTAGGGAGATTAGAGGAAGCGGTTGCTAGTTACGAGCGCGCTATTAAATTAAAACCAAATGATGCTAGTGCTTGGTTTAACCGTGGTAATGCACTATTGAAATTAAAATGCGATGAAGAAGCAATTGCTAGTTACGATCGCTCTATTGAATTAAAACCAGATGATGCTACTGTTTGGCATAATCGTGGCATTGCCTTGAAAAATTTAGGGAGATTGAAGGAAGCCGTAGCCAGTTACGATCGCTCTATTGAATTAAAATCAGATGATGCTAGTGCTTGGCATAATCGTGGCATTGCCTTAAATGATCTAAAACGTCATGAAGAAGCGTTAGCTAGTTGCGATCGCGCTTTAGAAATCAATCCCAATTACGTTGAAGCTTGGTTTGAACGAGGCAAAACACTAGATAATTTAAATAGATTAGAGGAAGCCGTTACTAGTTATGAGCGCGTTATTAAATTACAACCAGATCATGCTTTGGCTTTGCTTTATCAAGGTGCGTTACTTTGCGATTATCTACAGCGATATGAAGAAGCATTGACTAATTTTAATCAAGCACTGAAGTTTGCGCCAGAGAATCCTAATGTTTGGGTTAATCGTGGTGTTGCTTTGATTAATTTAAATAGATTAGAGGAAGCTGTTGCTAGTTACAAGCGTGCTCTTGAATTACAACCAAAAAATCCTCATGCTTGGCTCAGTCAAGGTGCGTTACTTTGCGATTATCTACAGCGATATGAAGAAGCATTGACTAATTTTAATCAAGCACTGAAGTTTGCGCCAGAGAATCCTAATGTTTGGGTTAATCGTGGTGTTGCTTTGATTAATTTAAATAGATTAGAGGAAGCTGTTGCTAGTTACAAGCGTGCTCTTGAATTACAACCAAAAAATCCTCATGCTTGGCTCAGTCAGGGTGCGTTACTTTGCGATTATCTACAGCGATATGAAGAAGCATTGACTAGCTTTGAGCGTGTGATTGAATTACAACCAAATAATGTTAATGCTTGGGTTAATCGTGGTGTTGCTTTGATTAATTTAGATAGATTAGAGGCAGCTTTAGCTAGTTATGATCGCGCTCTTGAATTACAACCAAATAATGTTAATGCTTGGCTTAATAAAGGGGCATTACTTTGCGATCGCTTACAACGATATGAAGAAGCATTGACTAACTTTGAGCGTGCGATTGAATTACAACCAAATAATGCTTTGGTTTGGTATAACCGTGCCATTGTCTTAGATAATTTAGGTAGAGAGGAAGAAGCTGCTGCTAGTTACGACCGCTATTTAAAACTGTCGTAA